The following are encoded together in the bacterium genome:
- a CDS encoding efflux RND transporter periplasmic adaptor subunit: MNKRLIIGGGAVLAVIAVIFLAGKLFPGSETAEEAASPEIRVEVRVTHPVGISDSLEFTAQGRVIAKKSISAAALSEGKIRTVSVAVGERVKQGQTIALLENSELDRELAIQRDKLQTSRTTLDELEKKVSSAGEMLTLGILSERDLISMKQELNALRTEVRDQEIVYERLRMREDNYRIVAGREGYISDILPEQSYVTYGQTVAEIISLEDELIKVFIPFDQAILPVPGDPVNISCNSMTVSGRVLSIFPDADANLIGAIVSPNKPIPVNLEVKVTFRLTEVAGLIIPKSAVVLDEGKPVVFVVRNDVAYKKTITAIKDYLDRVVIRNDLGPDDALVVENAYLLSDQMNVAVR; the protein is encoded by the coding sequence TTGAATAAAAGACTGATCATCGGAGGCGGAGCGGTTCTGGCAGTCATCGCCGTCATATTCCTTGCCGGGAAGCTTTTTCCGGGAAGCGAAACGGCTGAAGAAGCTGCATCGCCGGAAATACGGGTGGAGGTCAGGGTAACCCATCCTGTCGGAATTTCCGATTCCCTCGAATTCACCGCACAGGGCAGAGTGATCGCGAAAAAAAGCATATCGGCTGCCGCGCTTTCGGAAGGGAAAATCAGGACGGTTTCTGTGGCGGTTGGAGAACGGGTGAAACAGGGGCAGACGATAGCGCTTCTGGAAAACAGCGAACTCGACCGTGAACTTGCGATTCAACGGGACAAACTGCAGACCAGCAGAACAACACTCGATGAACTGGAGAAAAAAGTGAGTTCGGCCGGTGAGATGCTCACTCTGGGGATACTCTCGGAACGCGATCTCATCTCCATGAAACAGGAGTTGAATGCCCTCAGAACGGAAGTGCGCGATCAGGAAATCGTCTATGAACGGCTCAGGATGAGGGAAGATAATTACCGTATCGTCGCCGGCAGGGAAGGATATATCTCCGATATCCTGCCGGAGCAGAGCTATGTGACCTATGGGCAGACGGTGGCTGAAATCATATCGCTCGAGGACGAACTGATCAAGGTATTCATTCCCTTCGACCAGGCGATTCTTCCTGTTCCGGGTGACCCGGTGAATATTTCATGCAACAGCATGACCGTTTCCGGCAGGGTTCTGTCCATTTTTCCCGATGCCGATGCAAACCTCATCGGGGCGATAGTATCCCCCAATAAGCCGATTCCCGTGAATCTCGAGGTAAAAGTGACCTTCAGGCTCACCGAAGTGGCGGGGCTCATTATCCCCAAATCCGCCGTTGTGCTTGATGAGGGGAAACCGGTTGTCTTTGTGGTCAGGAACGATGTCGCCTACAAGAAAACGATAACGGCTATCAAGGATTATCTCGACCGGGTGGTGATACGGAATGATCTGGGGCCGGACGATGCCCTGGTTGTTGAAAATGCTTATCTTCTATCCGATCAGATGAATGTGGCGGTAAGATGA
- a CDS encoding TolC family protein — MKKLMTALLLVVCGFALSLPRPAEADTLMSLYQSAIRYFPSLRSYEYKEQSLKSERTGLGWQRVLDVDVEANYYNLDTRNFGAYPNNDMSIFDTIDIFNKKGLDRGITGYEIQKNKSLSDVEKKRIFSDVAEAYFALLMNTRLLAVHEESLEWIDKNILLVDTGVENGVFPASEINRWTIEKLSRQNSLLSDKMEIARLKETLRMLTGLTDITVEEDVLTGNTQVTVDDLLAHTPELAVYDLEKKQVELDIRKENWSRFPDLQVGGSLIQNNEPESTGDQKVVSANLRFKLLDGGRGFRIASSRARMKSIESEAETARSQYMSLYLNTIREMNAQREMLENLRVARDLSADNLEKLTAGYKKRFVDFIALFDAFREDITIREDYITTFSRYHQTNQYLSHLSQGDIYF; from the coding sequence ATGAAAAAACTCATGACCGCCCTCTTGCTCGTTGTATGTGGTTTCGCTCTTTCACTGCCCCGGCCTGCCGAGGCCGACACCCTGATGTCTCTCTATCAGAGCGCGATTCGGTATTTCCCGTCGCTCCGATCCTACGAGTACAAAGAACAGTCTCTTAAAAGCGAACGTACCGGTCTGGGATGGCAGCGGGTGCTGGATGTCGATGTGGAAGCCAACTATTACAACCTCGATACACGGAACTTTGGAGCATATCCAAACAACGATATGAGCATATTCGACACCATCGATATATTCAACAAAAAGGGATTGGACCGGGGTATCACCGGGTACGAGATACAAAAAAACAAATCTCTCTCAGATGTCGAGAAAAAAAGGATATTCTCCGATGTCGCCGAGGCGTATTTCGCTCTTTTGATGAACACCCGGCTGCTCGCCGTTCATGAGGAAAGCCTGGAGTGGATAGACAAGAACATTCTCCTGGTCGATACGGGAGTTGAAAACGGCGTTTTTCCCGCTTCCGAGATCAACCGGTGGACAATCGAGAAACTGAGCCGTCAGAACTCTCTCCTCTCGGATAAGATGGAAATCGCGCGCCTGAAAGAGACGCTTCGCATGCTGACCGGCCTGACAGACATCACTGTGGAAGAGGACGTTTTGACCGGAAATACCCAGGTGACGGTGGATGATTTACTTGCACACACCCCGGAGCTCGCTGTCTACGATCTTGAAAAGAAACAGGTTGAACTCGATATTCGAAAAGAGAACTGGAGCCGTTTTCCCGATCTCCAGGTCGGGGGATCGCTTATTCAGAACAACGAGCCGGAGAGCACAGGCGATCAGAAGGTGGTGTCGGCGAATCTCAGATTCAAGCTGCTGGATGGCGGTCGCGGATTTCGAATCGCCTCCTCCCGGGCACGGATGAAAAGCATCGAGAGCGAAGCTGAGACAGCCCGTTCGCAATACATGTCACTATACCTGAACACTATCCGGGAAATGAACGCACAGCGGGAAATGCTGGAGAATCTGAGGGTAGCCCGTGACCTGTCCGCAGACAATCTTGAAAAACTGACCGCCGGTTATAAGAAGCGGTTTGTGGATTTCATCGCTCTTTTCGATGCGTTCAGGGAAGACATAACGATCCGCGAAGACTATATCACCACATTTTCCAGGTATCATCAGACCAATCAGTACCTCTCCCACCTTTCACAAGGAGATATCTACTTTTGA